One genomic region from Stackebrandtia nassauensis DSM 44728 encodes:
- a CDS encoding GGDEF domain-containing protein codes for MSPEVTSDRLRLARRLLGAGNPAGAVALVDEIDADTDDAAERAWALLVRMAAVIGLEWTNEYASTVDRAHAAVRAFGDVTALASFHALAALIANTMGSIEQCVTHLIKSSRTLNRLEQPQWEAAVAWHNIAVAYSYVGFHGHATQAASQARDLAAATGMDWRGRLPEVQVRHALSLDHQGDTDGCVRILRALLSMAERLPPREDGLPGIGTMDIPWIGYAAARLTVLGEATTVDALRCLAAGSDDAWTADLNQLGRICLSIHEGETDRARRLLDNATAAAAVLSPAEVPRLRALSHLADGDTRSAWRAEREAFAIDVARTDQLRRLVVDGMTARLDHEELRRTVSGYADDARTDPLTGLPNRVHLGEYIDGLVERAESGVVAVVEVVVEHPDSTSAQSGDDAVLQRVADSLMRIMRSGDFVARYGGAEFVLVLPGTKLSQTADVGRRVTRELDKEDWDLVSSGGTPHFDLGWADLSGNHEPGRRITGANTKADRIVARARNACAR; via the coding sequence TGGCGCGGCGACTACTGGGCGCTGGCAATCCGGCCGGGGCTGTCGCCCTGGTGGACGAGATCGACGCCGACACCGACGACGCCGCGGAACGGGCCTGGGCACTGCTGGTCCGCATGGCCGCCGTGATTGGTCTGGAATGGACAAACGAGTACGCCTCGACCGTCGACCGGGCCCACGCCGCCGTGCGTGCCTTCGGCGACGTCACCGCGCTGGCGTCCTTCCACGCCCTGGCCGCGCTCATCGCCAACACGATGGGCTCGATCGAACAGTGCGTCACTCACCTGATCAAAAGCAGCCGGACGCTGAACCGGCTGGAACAGCCACAGTGGGAAGCCGCCGTGGCTTGGCACAACATCGCCGTCGCCTATTCCTATGTCGGCTTCCACGGGCACGCCACCCAGGCCGCCTCGCAGGCACGGGACCTGGCCGCCGCCACCGGCATGGACTGGCGGGGCCGCCTGCCCGAAGTCCAGGTGCGACACGCCCTGAGCCTGGACCACCAGGGCGACACCGACGGGTGCGTGCGCATCCTGCGGGCGCTGCTGTCCATGGCCGAGCGACTGCCGCCGCGCGAGGACGGCCTGCCCGGCATCGGGACCATGGACATCCCCTGGATCGGTTACGCCGCAGCCCGACTCACCGTCCTGGGCGAGGCGACGACGGTGGACGCGCTGCGATGCCTGGCCGCCGGAAGCGACGACGCCTGGACCGCGGACCTGAACCAGCTGGGACGCATCTGTCTGTCCATTCACGAAGGCGAGACGGACCGGGCCCGGCGGCTGCTGGACAACGCCACCGCGGCCGCGGCGGTACTGAGCCCCGCCGAGGTGCCGCGACTGCGGGCCCTGAGCCACCTGGCCGACGGCGACACCCGCTCGGCGTGGCGGGCCGAACGCGAGGCCTTCGCCATCGACGTCGCCAGGACCGACCAGTTGCGACGGTTGGTGGTGGACGGCATGACGGCACGACTCGATCACGAGGAACTGCGCCGCACCGTGTCGGGTTACGCCGACGACGCCCGCACCGACCCGCTGACGGGGCTGCCCAACCGGGTGCACCTGGGGGAGTACATCGACGGACTCGTCGAACGCGCCGAATCCGGAGTCGTGGCGGTCGTCGAGGTGGTCGTCGAGCACCCGGACTCAACGAGCGCCCAGTCCGGTGACGACGCGGTCCTGCAACGCGTCGCCGACTCCCTGATGCGCATCATGCGCAGCGGCGACTTCGTGGCGCGCTACGGCGGCGCGGAGTTCGTGCTGGTGCTGCCGGGCACCAAGCTGTCCCAGACCGCCGACGTCGGGCGCCGCGTCACCCGCGAACTGGACAAAGAGGACTGGGATCTGGTGTCGTCGGGCGGGACGCCGCACTTCGACCTCGGCTGGGCCGACCTGTCGGGAAACCACGAGCCGGGACGCCGGATCACCGGCGCCAACACGAAGGCCGACCGGATCGTCGCCCGCGCCCGCAACGCGTGCGCCCGTTAG